A part of Emys orbicularis isolate rEmyOrb1 chromosome 13, rEmyOrb1.hap1, whole genome shotgun sequence genomic DNA contains:
- the COPRS gene encoding coordinator of PRMT5 and differentiation stimulator, protein MEGPGARQREEDPLEPLLGPEITVAAGDCTCHEEEELVKGGKIVNWRPRKGRLARNVSDGESHQSRFSHCPCYESDTTHSDSSGPPIKCLRDFDDFQSDLEDWELDDEACIVSFPELKIDSQYEEEDWDKELEDAECNPYDAEDIDCGSLQENCLLASCARQEESLYNPRCHHAAPLSLSSPNRMPEVGQFDDADD, encoded by the exons atggaggggccgggggcgcggcAGCGGGAAGAGGATCCGTTGGAGCCACTCCTAGGCCCGGAG ATAACGGTGGCTGCAGGTGACTGCACATGTCATGAGGAAGAAGAGCTTGTGAAGGGAGGGAAAATTGTGAATTGGAGGCCTAGAAAAG GCCGTTTGGCAAGGAACGTTTCTGATGGCGAGTCTCACCAGAGTAGATTTTCTCATTGCCCTTGCTATGAAAGTGACACTACTCATTCAGATTCCTCGGGGCCTCCTATTAAATGTCTTCGTGACTTTGATGACTTCCAGAGTGACCTTGAGGACTGGGAGTTGGATGACGAAGCCTGCATTGTATCTTTCCCTGAGCTGAAAATTGATTCTCAGTATGAGGAAGAGGACTGGGATAAAGAATTGGAGGATGCTGAATGTAATCCATACG ATGCGGAAGATATCGACTGTGGTAGTCTTCAGGAAAATTGTCTATTGGCATCATGTGCACGGCAAGAAGAATCATTGTATAACCCCAGGTGTCACCATGCAGCTCCACTCTCTCTGAGTTCGCCAAATAGAATGCCTGAGGTTGGCCAGTTTGATGATGCAGATGACTGA